One segment of uncultured Methanobrevibacter sp. DNA contains the following:
- a CDS encoding TIGR04076 family protein, translated as MKKVKITVMKKVRHDDLIEEYENPLEHECDVECGDVFIANGWEKPENFCPSAWEVLSPFVMALANGAEDFYDGWMKNKKSAMISCNDGFRPVSFLLETMKEDAD; from the coding sequence TTGAAAAAAGTTAAGATTACAGTCATGAAAAAAGTAAGGCATGATGACTTGATTGAAGAGTATGAAAATCCATTGGAACATGAATGCGATGTTGAATGTGGAGATGTCTTCATAGCAAATGGTTGGGAAAAGCCAGAAAACTTCTGTCCTAGTGCATGGGAAGTCTTATCCCCATTTGTAATGGCTTTGGCAAATGGTGCAGAAGACTTTTACGATGGTTGGATGAAGAACAAGAAATCCGCTATGATCTCATGCAATGATGGTTTCCGTCCTGTAAGCTTTTTGCTTGAAACCATGAAAGAAGATGCTGATTAA
- a CDS encoding F420-dependent methylenetetrahydromethanopterin dehydrogenase yields MVVKIAILRSGNIGTSPILDLLLDERADRPNIDVRVFGSGAKMNPEQVEDVVPKFKQFDPDFCIFISPNPAAPGPARARELLSAEDIPAIIIGDAPGKGKKDEMDEQGLGYIIVMADPMIGAKREWLDPTEMAIFNADIIKVLAETGALRLVQKTIDGVIEAVEAGNEIELPKLIVTAEKAVEAAKFQNPYAKAKAIAAYEMAGAVAGLDMKGCFMTKGFENFIPLVAAAHEMAACAAALAAEAREIEKSNDTVLRTPHMKEGNVGCKLDLISKPE; encoded by the coding sequence ATGGTAGTTAAAATCGCTATATTAAGAAGTGGTAATATTGGTACTTCACCAATATTAGATTTATTATTAGACGAAAGAGCAGACAGACCAAACATCGACGTAAGAGTATTTGGATCTGGAGCAAAAATGAACCCTGAACAAGTCGAAGACGTTGTACCTAAATTCAAACAATTCGACCCAGATTTCTGTATTTTCATTAGCCCAAACCCAGCAGCACCTGGTCCAGCTAGAGCAAGAGAATTATTATCTGCAGAAGATATTCCTGCTATTATCATCGGTGACGCTCCTGGTAAAGGTAAGAAAGATGAAATGGACGAACAAGGTTTAGGTTACATTATTGTAATGGCAGACCCAATGATCGGTGCAAAAAGAGAATGGTTAGACCCAACTGAAATGGCTATTTTCAACGCTGACATCATTAAAGTATTAGCAGAAACCGGTGCTTTAAGATTAGTACAAAAAACCATTGACGGTGTAATCGAAGCTGTTGAAGCAGGTAACGAAATCGAATTACCTAAACTCATTGTAACTGCTGAAAAAGCTGTAGAAGCTGCTAAATTCCAAAACCCATACGCAAAAGCAAAAGCTATTGCTGCATACGAAATGGCTGGTGCTGTAGCAGGTTTAGACATGAAAGGTTGTTTCATGACCAAAGGTTTCGAAAACTTCATTCCTTTAGTAGCTGCTGCTCACGAAATGGCTGCATGCGCTGCTGCATTAGCAGCTGAAGCAAGAGAAATTGAAAAATCCAACGACACTGTATTAAGAACCCCTCACATGAAAGAAGGTAACGTTGGTTGCAAACTCGATTTAATCAGCAAACCAGAATAA
- a CDS encoding YitT family protein yields the protein MDKKLIIRYILLILGVTIMSLGIALSLKSTLGTPPISCIPAVLAVAFPWTVGEFTIIFNALLVIFQMVLLRKITLSQIAQMLVCILFGYMIDFNLVLIDFINPTNYIIQWILLIISCLVLAFGLVIEVKSDITMLPGDGAVVAIGEVLNKDWGKVKPFFDVTVVSIGVILALVFIGHLEGVREGTIFSAITVGFIIQFYNNIFGEKIDNYLEE from the coding sequence ATGGATAAAAAATTAATAATCAGATACATTTTACTTATTCTTGGGGTGACAATAATGTCTTTAGGCATTGCATTATCTCTTAAGTCCACTTTAGGAACTCCCCCTATATCATGCATTCCTGCTGTTCTGGCTGTTGCTTTTCCTTGGACTGTAGGAGAATTCACAATAATTTTCAATGCCTTGCTTGTCATATTCCAAATGGTGCTTTTGAGAAAAATCACATTATCACAAATAGCTCAAATGCTTGTCTGCATTCTATTTGGCTATATGATTGATTTTAACTTAGTTCTCATTGATTTCATCAATCCAACAAATTATATAATCCAATGGATCTTGCTTATAATAAGCTGCCTTGTTCTTGCATTCGGGCTTGTCATTGAAGTAAAGTCAGACATTACCATGCTTCCAGGAGACGGTGCTGTAGTGGCGATAGGTGAAGTGCTGAACAAGGATTGGGGTAAGGTCAAGCCATTTTTTGATGTTACTGTTGTAAGTATTGGTGTCATTTTGGCATTGGTATTCATAGGCCACCTTGAGGGGGTTCGTGAAGGAACCATTTTTTCAGCTATTACAGTTGGTTTCATCATTCAATTTTACAACAATATTTTTGGTGAAAAAATTGATAATTATCTAGAAGAATAA
- a CDS encoding oligosaccharide repeat unit polymerase family protein encodes MNYNFKNGNFDLFHPLIVVVMTILFLIIAMPMWYFYRELPTPNLDLYLYIGLGLLFFIFGICLSNCILKKNFKIDTVLSFKKILSAEKLSLFDNYSKNELILVGLVSLGILLQIINIALLGGIPLFSATLKAKAATKIWLISYIIFLPSINVLLAKYNRKSHYLLLLIGLVLFALTGYRTTPIAIMLSALITLYYTRDVDVKYIILAILAIAVVLLAVGFIAVQAISWQHWSLNPIELVSYRAAFTLNVLSKAIENQFTTMGNLFYTTLTGFFTHSDARVLVGQATIGRVHSITSTIFGPALLDFGIVGMLIQMFLIGLILKTLHSIQNHSKSIFTAFYGILLAQTIIWIETGPTDVVVWLFYLIGIFLIIHFLRGANHEI; translated from the coding sequence ATGAACTATAATTTTAAAAATGGAAACTTTGATCTATTTCATCCGCTGATTGTTGTTGTCATGACAATCCTATTTCTAATCATAGCTATGCCTATGTGGTATTTTTATCGTGAATTGCCTACCCCTAATTTGGATTTGTATCTTTATATTGGTTTAGGGCTTTTGTTCTTTATTTTTGGTATTTGTCTATCTAACTGCATATTAAAAAAGAATTTTAAAATCGATACAGTTTTATCCTTTAAAAAAATTTTAAGTGCTGAAAAATTATCTTTATTTGATAATTATTCTAAAAATGAATTGATTCTTGTAGGGCTTGTATCATTAGGTATTCTATTGCAGATTATAAACATAGCATTATTAGGAGGCATACCTCTTTTCTCAGCAACATTAAAGGCAAAGGCAGCAACTAAAATTTGGCTCATATCTTACATAATTTTCTTGCCTTCCATCAATGTCTTGCTTGCAAAATACAATAGAAAATCACATTATCTATTGTTGTTAATTGGTTTAGTATTGTTTGCTCTTACTGGATACAGAACCACTCCTATTGCAATCATGCTATCTGCACTCATTACCTTGTATTACACAAGGGATGTTGATGTGAAATACATAATTTTAGCTATTTTGGCTATTGCAGTTGTGCTTTTGGCTGTGGGATTCATAGCAGTTCAAGCCATCAGCTGGCAACATTGGTCATTGAATCCAATTGAATTGGTCTCTTATAGGGCAGCATTTACATTGAATGTGCTTTCCAAGGCAATTGAAAATCAATTCACTACAATGGGAAATCTATTCTACACAACATTGACAGGATTCTTTACACATTCAGATGCAAGAGTCCTAGTAGGCCAAGCAACAATCGGCAGAGTTCATTCAATAACCTCTACAATATTCGGTCCTGCACTACTTGATTTCGGTATTGTGGGAATGCTTATTCAAATGTTTTTAATTGGCCTTATCCTAAAGACCTTACATAGCATACAAAATCATAGTAAAAGCATCTTTACAGCATTTTATGGAATTTTACTTGCACAAACAATCATCTGGATAGAAACAGGCCCAACTGATGTTGTGGTTTGGCTATTCTATTTAATTGGCATTTTCCTCATCATCCATTTTTTAAGGGGTGCTAATCATGAAATCTAA